A genomic region of Populus nigra chromosome 11, ddPopNigr1.1, whole genome shotgun sequence contains the following coding sequences:
- the LOC133668841 gene encoding disease resistance protein RPS5-like translates to MGRSDDPFWNEVEDMNDGSMKCKFCGRLFVNGTSISRIKWHLSGERGHGVGICGQVPEEVQEAAFLAMHVGNKRHKSIASSSNVDTCPQEQDNAVLGNLAQGVGPERIHSRLEAANGMENTGEGSFQHVDRSVSPWRLGVDAHENKGEATQRTDLADQFADSTWVQIHSALSKAQKLNEISTYLMQEDEDVERLHDAFETVPRTEQVQHLERGSSCERPSINQVDKPRGDKSIASSSNVNDYAISTGLLEQNKAVLDNLAGDAGRIQAPDVTGQSIERSLDEICNLSTEDDIDNGTRGAVQPGAGASSFGGLTWNIDEIKGDALPTTKLVGHEFEDHKRIIRRWLMNDEVSRIGIYGMGGVGKTTLVTHIYNQLLERPDTFCHVYWITVSQDTSISRLQNSIARCIGLDLSNEDEELHIAVKLSKELMKKQKWVLILDDLWKAFELHKLGVPIQVKGCKLILTTRSKKVCEQMDTQHIIKVKPVSEEEAWTLFIERLGHVIAFSPEVEQIAKSITKECDGLPLGIITMAGTMKGVDDIHEWRNALEDLRQSRVRQDGMEEEVFRILRFSYTHLKDSALQQCLLYCALFPEGYAICRKDLVGYLIDEGVIKGLNSRVAEFDKGYSMLNSLENVCLLERIDGDTVKMHDLIRDMAIQIQQENSPGMFRAGVQLKELPDIDEWTENLTRVSLMQNQIDEIPSSHSPRCPNQLENYC, encoded by the coding sequence ATGGGTAGATCAGATGATCCGTTTTGGAATGAAGTTGAAGATATGAATGATGGAAGCATGAAGTGTAAGTTTTGTGGGCGTTTATTTGTCAATGGTACTTCCATTTCGAGGATCAAATGGCATTTATCAGGAGAGAGAGGGCATGGTGTTGGCATTTGTGGTCAGGTGCCTGAAGAAGTTCAAGAAGCAGCCTTTCTAGCTATGCATGTTGGCAACAAAAGACATAAAAGCATAGCAAGTTCAAGCAATGTTGACACCTGTCCACAAGAACAAGACAATGCTGTACTTGGTAATTTGGCACAAGGTGTTGGGCCTGAGAGAATTCATTCGCGTTTAGAAGCGGCAAATGGCATGGAAAACACTGGTGAAGGATCTTTTCAGCATGTTGACAGAAGTGTCTCTCCTTGGAGACTCGGAGTTGATGCTCATGAGAATAAAGGAGAAGCAACACAAAGAACAGATTTAGCGGATCAATTTGCTGATAGTACTTGGGTTCAGATACACTCTGCCCTTTCAAAGGCGCAGAAGCTGAATGAAATCTCTACCTATTTAATGCAGGAAGATGAGGATGTGGAGCGTCTGCATGATGCATTTGAAACTGTACCGAGAACAGAACAAGTGCAGCATCTGGAGAGAGGTAGCTCTTGTGAGAGGCCATCAATTAATCAAGTTGATAAGCCTCGAGGAGATAAAAGCATAGCAAGTTCGAGCAATGTTAATGATTATGCTATTTCAACCGGTCTGCTAGAACAAAACAAAGCAGTACTTGACAATTTGGCTGGGGATGCTGGAAGGATACAAGCACCAGATGTAACGGGTCAATCAATTGAGAGAAGTTTGGATGAGATCTGTAATTTGTCAACAGAGGATGATATAGATAACGGGACTAGAGGAGCAGTGCAGCCTGGTGCAGGAGCTAGCTCTTTTGGAGGGCTTACATGGAACATAGATGAGATTAAAGGAGATGCACTACCAACGACAAAGCTGGTGGGTCATGAATTCGAAGACCATAAGAGGATTATCCGGCGGTGGTTGATGAACGATGAAGTTTCAAGGATTGGCATCTATGGGATGGGTGGAGTGGGAAAGACAACATTAGTGACACACATATATAATCAGCTTCTAGAAAGACCAGATACTTTCTGTCATGTTTACTGGATTACTGTTTCACAAGATACCAGCATTAGTAGATTGCAGAACAGTATTGCACGATGTATTGGTTTAGATCTTTCCAATGAAGACGAGGAGCTGCACATAGCGGTCAAATTGTCAAAAGAATTAATGAAGAAGCAGAAATGGGTTCTGATTTTAGATGATTTATGGAAGGCTTTTGAACTACACAAGTTGGGGGTTCCTATCCAAGTTAAGGGATGCAAGCTGATTCTTACAACTCGATCAAAAAAGGTTTGTGAGCAGATGGATACCCAACACATAATCAAAGTAAAGCCTGTTTCGGAGGAAGAAGCTTGGACTCTTTTTATTGAGAGACTTGGACATGTCATTGCATTTTCTCCAGAAGTGGAACAAATTGCAAAATCTATCACAAAGGAGTGTGATGGTTTGCCGCTAGGAATTATAACAATGGCTGGAACCATGAAAGGGGTGGATGACATACACGAGTGGAGGAATGCCTTAGAGGACCTGAGACAATCAAGAGTTAGGCAAGATGGCATGGAAGAAGAGGTATTCCGCATATTGAGATTTAGTTATACGCACTTAAAAGATTCAGCATTGCAACAATGTCTGTTGTATTGTGCATTATTTCCTGAAGGCTACGCGATATGTAGGAAGGATTTGGTAGGGTATTTGATTGACGAGGGAGTGATAAAAGGGCTCAACAGTAGGGTGGCAGAATTTGACAAAGGCTATTCGATGCTTAATAGTCTTGAAaatgtttgtttgttggaaagaATTGATGGTGATACTGTCAAGATGCATGACTTGATTAGAGACATGGCCATACAAATACAACAAGAGAATTCTCCGGGCATGTTTAGAGCAGgtgtgcaattaaaagaattgccGGATATAGATGAGTGGACAGAGAATCTCACGAGAGTTTCACTTATGCAAAACCAAATTGATGAAATTCCCTCGAGCCATTCACCAAGGTGTCCAAATCAGTTAGAAAACTATtgttag
- the LOC133668842 gene encoding probable disease resistance protein At4g27220, translating to MTTRLETICHWMTCQQKIKVKPLSEGEAWTLFMEKLGCDIALSPKMKGIAKAVARECAGLPLGIITVAGSLRGVDDLHEWRNTLKKLRESEFRDKEVFKLLRFSYDRLGDLALQQCLLYCALFPEDYRIRRERLIGYLIDEGIIKGMRSRGDAFDEGHTMLNRLEYVCLLESAQMTYVKMHDLIRDMAIHILLENSQIMVKAGAQLKELPDAEEWTENLTRVSLMQNQIKAIPSSYSPRCPYLSTLLLCQNRLLGFIADSFFKQLHGLKVLDLSCTGIEKLPDSISDLVSLTALLLNYCENLSHVPSLKKLRALKRLDLYCTTLEKMPQGMECLTNLRYLRMNGCGEKEFPSGILPKLSHLQVFVLEKPLTVKGKEVGSLRNLETLECHFEGLPDFVEYLKSRDVTQSLSTYTILVGIIDGSDYMGIIEYPFPSKRVGLFNLSIDRDKDFQVKFLNDIQGLVCECIDARSLCDVLSLENALELEEISIRGCNNMESLVSSSWFCSAPPPLPSYNGMFSGLKEFYCSGCKSMKKLFPLVLLPNLVNLERIEVVLCKKMEEIIGTTDEESSTSNSITEFILPKFRTLALSELPELKSICSAKLICNSLEEIIVIKCEKLKRMPICLPLLENGQLSPPPSLKYIRAYPKEWWETVVEWEDPNAKDVLRPFVKFGLV from the coding sequence ATGACAACTCGATTAGAAACGATTTGTCATTGGATGACATGccaacaaaaaatcaaagtgaaGCCACTTTCTGAGGGAGAAGCTTGGACTTTGTTCATGGAGAAACTTGGATGTGATATAGCACTTTCACCAAAAATGAAAGGAATTGCGAAAGCTGTTGCAAGGGAATGTGCTGGTTTGCCATTGGGAATTATTACAGTGGCAGGAAGCTTGAGGGGAGTGGATGACCTACATGAGTGGAGAAATACattgaagaaattgagagaATCAGAATTTAGGGACAAGGAAGTATTCAAGTTATTGAGGTTTAGTTATGATCGGTTAGGTGATTTAGCACTACAACAATGTCTCTTGTACTGTGCATTATTTCCTGAAGATTATAGGATTCGGAGGGAGAGGTTGATAGGTTATTTGATCGATGAGGGAATAATTAAAGGAATGAGGAGTAGGGGAGATGCATTTGACGAGGGCCACACGATGCTTAATAGACTTGAATATGTCTGCCTATTGGAAAGTGCTCAAATGACGTATGTCAAGATGCATGACTTGATTAGGGACATGGCCATTCATATACTGCTAGAGAACTCTCAAATCATGGTGAAAGCAGGTGCGCAATTAAAAGAGCTGCCAGATGCAGAGGAGTGGACAGAGAATCTGACGAGAGTCTCACTAATGCAAAACCAAATTAAAGCAATTCCTTCCAGCTATTCACCTAGGTGTCCCTATCTATCAACTCTATTGCTATGTCAAAATCGTTTGTTGGGATTTATTGCGGATTCATTTTTCAAGCAATTGCATGGGCTCAAGGTCCTCGATCTATCTTGCACAGGAATTGAAAAATTGCCAGACTCTATCTCTGATTTGGTGAGTCTCACTGCATTATTGCTTAATTATTGTGAAAACTTAAGTCATGTTCCATCATTAAAGAAGCTCAGGGCACTGAAGAGGTTGGATCTCTATTGCACTACACTTGAAAAGATGCCGCAAGGAATGGAATGCCTCACCAACCTGAGGTATCTTAGAATGAATGGATGTGGTGAAAAGGAGTTTCCTAGTGGGATATTACCAAAACTCTCTCACCTGCAAGTCTTTGTACTAGAGAAACCGTTAACAGTTAAAGGAAAGGAAGTAGGATCCTTGAGAAATTTGGAAACTTTGGAATGCCATTTTGAAGGTCTCCCTGACTTCGTGGAGTATCTCAAATCTCGGGATGTCACCCAATCATTAAGCACATACACAATTTTAGTAGGAATAATTGACGGATCCGATTATATGGGAATAATTGAGTATCCTTTTCCAAGTAAAAGAGTTGGGTTGTTTAATTTGAGTATTGACAGAGATAAAGATTTTCAGGTCAAGTTCTTAAATGACATTCAAGGTTTGGTTTGTGAATGCATCGATGCAAGAAGTTTATGTGATGTTTTGTCATTAGAGAATGCACTTGAATTGGAGGAAATCAGCATTCGGGGTTGCAATAACATGGAGAGCTTGGTTTCATCTTCTTGGTTCTGCTCTGCTCCACCACCATTGCCATCATATAATGGTATGTTTTCTGGTCTTAAAGAGTTTTATTGCAGTGGATGTAAAAGTATGAAGAAGTTGTTCCCACTTGTGTTGCTGCCAAACCTCGTGAACCTGGAAAGGATTGAAGTGGTGCTCTGTAAGAAAATGGAGGAGATAATAGGAACAACAGATGAAGAAAGCAGCACCTCCAATTCTATTACGGAATTCATTCTCCCAAAGTTCAGAACTCTGGCATTGTCTGAATTACCAGAACTGAAAAGCATTTGCAGTGCAAAACTGATTTGCAATTCTCTCGAAGAAATTATAGTAATAAAATGTGAGAAGCTGAAGAGGATGCCAATCTGTCTTCCGTTGCTTGAAAATGGCCAGCTATCCCCTCCCCCGTCTCTTAAATACATCCGAGCATATCCAAAAGAATGGTGGGAGACAGTAGTGGAGTGGGAGGATCCTAATGCAAAGGATGTCCTTCGTCCCTTTGTAAAGTTTGGGTTAGTTTGA
- the LOC133668454 gene encoding probable disease resistance protein At4g27220 isoform X1 codes for MQNEIEEIPSSHSPMCPNLSTLFLCDNKGLGFVADSFFKQLHGLMVLNLSRTGIKNLPDSVSDLVSLTALLLNYCSNLRHVPSLKKLRALKRLDLSRTTLEKMPQGMECLTNLRYLRMNGCGENEFPSGILPKLSHLQVFVLDEYYRSITVKVREVVSLRNLETLECHFKGLSDFVEYLRSRDKTQSLSTYRILVGMVDEDFWQYSDYSPSKTVGLGNLSINRDRDFQVKFLNDIQELVCESIDARSLCDVLSLENAPELVVIQIYDCDSMESLVSSSWFCSAPPPLPSYNGMFSSLKEFYCSGCKSMKKLFPLVLLPNLVNLERIEVMLCKKMEEIIGTDEESTTSNSITGFILPKLRTLRLRYLPELKSICSAKLICNSLEDITVTFSKKLKRMPICLPLLENGQPSPPLSPRIMYIEPKEWWETVMEWEHPNAKDVLRPFVKFGLV; via the coding sequence ATGCAAAACGAGATCGAAGAAATTCCTTCCAGCCATTCACCAATGTGTCCAAATCTGTCCACTCTATTTCTATGTGATAATAAAGGGTTGGGATTTGTTGCGGATTCATTTTTCAAGCAATTGCATGGGCTCATGGTCCTTAATCTGTCTCGCACAGGTATTAAAAATTTGCCAGACTCTGTCTCTGATTTGGTGAGTCTCACTGCATTATTGCTTAACTATTGTTCGAACTTAAGACATGTTCCATCATTAAAGAAGCTCAGGGCACTGAAGAGGTTGGATCTCTCTCGTACTACTCTTGAAAAGATGCCGCAAGGAATGGAATGCCTCACCAACCTAAGGTATCTTAGAATGAATGGATGTGGTGAAAATGAGTTTCCTAGTGGGATATTACCAAAACTCTCTCACCTGCAAGTCTTTGTACTAGACGAATATTATCGTTCGATAACAGTTAAAGTAAGGGAAGTAGTATCCTTGAGAAATTTGGAAACTTTGGAATGCCATTTCAAAGGTCTCTCTGACTTCGTGGAGTATCTCAGATCTCGGGATAAGACCCAATCATTAAGCACATACAGAATTTTAGTAGGAATGGTGGATGAAGATTTTTGGCAATACAGTGATTATTCTCCAAGTAAAACAGTTGGGTTGGGTAATTTGAGTATCAACAGAGATAGAGATTTTCAAGTCAAGTTCTTAAATGACATTCAAGAACTGGTTTGTGAAAGCATCGATGCAAGAAGTTTATGTGATGTTCTGTCATTAGAGAATGCACCTGAATTGGTGGTTATCCAAATTTACGATTGCGATAGCATGGAGAGCTTGGTTTCATCTTCTTGGTTCTGCTCTGCTCCACCACCATTGCCATCATATAATGGTATGTTTTCTAGTCTTAAAGAGTTttattgtagtggatgtaagaGTATGAAGAAGCTGTTCCCGCTTGTGCTGCTGCCAAACCTCGTAAACCTGGAAAGGATTGAAGTGATGCTCTGTAAGAAAATGGAGGAGATAATAGGAACAGATGAAGAAAGCACCACCTCCAATTCCATCACGGGATTCATTCTCCCAAAGTTAAGAACTCTGAGATTGAGATATTTACCAGAACTTAAAAGCATTTGTAGTGCAAAACTGATTTGCAATTCTCTTGAAGATATTACTGTAACGTTTTCTAAGAAGCTGAAGAGGATGCCAATTTGTCTTCCGTTGCTTGAAAATGGCCAGCCATCTCCTCCCCTTTCTCCAAGAATAATGTATATAGAACCAAAAGAATGGTGGGAGACAGTAATGGAGTGGGAGCATCCTAATGCAAAGGATGTCCTTCGTCCCTTTGTAAAGTTTGGGTTAGTTTGA
- the LOC133668454 gene encoding uncharacterized protein LOC133668454 isoform X2: MGRSDDPFWNEVKDMNDGTMKCKFCGHLFANGTSISRIKWHLSGERGHGVGICCQVPKEVQEAASLAMHVGNRRHKSIASSSNVNDYAISTCPQEQDNAVPGNLAQVVGPKRIHSRLEATKGMEYSGEGSFRHVDRSVSPWRLRVDAHENRGETTPGTDLVDQFADGTWVQIHSALSKEQKLNAISTYLMLEEEDVERLHDGFETIPRTEQMQHLERVISCERPSINQADEPRGDSSQPTDPLCLDHGRYYHQLCAPSLSKDVIMYDVQNMVRARTEPVEEEGVENCGRLVQHGAGARSSRCLKYNTSETRGVPLPTSSKKLVGRAFEENMKVIWSLLMDDEVSIIGIYGMRGVGKTTILQHIHNELLRRLDICDNVWWVTVSQDFSINTLQNLIAKRLDLEFSREVDDLHRAAKLSEELMKKQK, encoded by the coding sequence ATGGGTAGATCAGACGATCCGTTTTGGAATGAAGTTAAAGATATGAATGATGGAACCATGAAGTGTAAGTTTTGTGGGCATTTATTTGCCAATGGTACTTCCATTTCGAGGATCAAATGGCATTTATCGGGAGAGAGAGGGCATGGTGTTGGCATTTGTTGTCAGGTGCCTAAAGAAGTTCAAGAAGCAGCCTCTCTAGCTATGCATGTTGGCAACAGAAGACATAAAAGCATAGCAAGTTCAAGCAATGTTAATGATTATGCCATTTCCACCTGTCCACAAGAACAAGACAATGCAGTACCTGGTAATTTGGCACAAGTTGTTGGGCCAAAGAGAATTCATTCGCGTTTAGAAGCGACAAAAGGCATGGAATACTCTGGTGAAGGATCTTTTCGGCATGTTGACAGAAGTGTCTCTCCTTGGAGACTCAGAGTTGATGCTCATGAGAATAGAGGAGAAACAACACCAGGAACAGATTTAGTGGATCAATTTGCTGATGGTACTTGGGTTCAGATACACTCTGCCCTTTCAAAGGAGCAGAAGCTGAATGCAATCTCTACCTATTTAATGCTGGAAGAGGAGGATGTGGAGCGTCTGCATGATGGATTTGAAACTATACCGAGAACAGAACAAATGCAGCATCTGGAGAGAGTTATCTCTTGTGAGAGGCCATCAATTAATCAAGCTGATGAGCCTCGAGGAGATTCATCCCAACCAACAGATCCATTGTGTCTTGACCATGGAAGATATTATCATCAACTCTGTGCACCTTCACTAAGCAAAGATGTCATTATGTATGATGTGCAGAACATGGTTAGAGCGAGGACAGAACCAGTAGAGGAGGAGGGTGTGGAGAATTGTGGAAGATTAGTGCAACATGGCGCAGGAGCTAGATCTTCTAGATGTCTTAAATACAACACAAGTGAGACTAGAGGAGTTCCATTACCTACTAGCTCTAAAAAGCTAGTGGGTCGAGCATTTGAAGAGAATATGAAGGTGATATGGTCTTTGTTAATGGATGATGAAGTCTCAATTATTGGCATTTACGGGATGAGGGGAGTTGGTAAAACAACAATACTGCAACATATCCATAATGAGCTTCTACGAAGACTAGACATTTGTGATAATGTTTGGTGGGTGACTGTGTCTCAAGATTTCAGCATTAATACATTGCAAAATCTTATTGCTAAACGTCTTGATCTAGAATTTTCAAGGGAAGTTGATGATCTGCATAGAGCTGCCAAATTATCAGAAGAActaatgaagaaacaaaaatag
- the LOC133668119 gene encoding uncharacterized protein LOC133668119: MGRSDDPFWKEVEDMNDGTMKCKFCGHLFANGTSISRIKWHFSGERGHGVGICGQVPKEVQGAAFLAMRGGNKRHKNIAGSCNVNDYAISTCPQEQDNAVLGNLAGDAGRMQVGVQGMKQGVGHERIHSRLEAANGMEYTGEGSFQHVDRSVSPWRLRVDAHENRGEATQGTDLVDRFADGTWVQIHSALSKEQKLNEISTYLMQEDEDVERLHDAFETIPRTEQVQHLERGISCERPSMNQADEPRGDSSQFCLDIRRCYDQPCAPSVNNDVNRHDEQDMVRVRTEPVEEEDVENCGRSVVQGGAGARSSGSLKYNKTRGVPLPTSSKKLVGRAFEENTKVTWPLLMDDEVSVIGIYGMRGVGKTTIILHIYNELLQRPDICDHVWWVIVSQDFSINKLQNLIGKHLDLDLSSEDDDRHRAAKLSEELMKKQK; this comes from the coding sequence ATGGGTAGATCAGATGATCCGTTTTGGAAGGAAGTTGAAGATATGAATGATGGAACCATGAAGTGTAAGTTTTGTGGGCATTTATTTGCGAATGGTACTTCCATTTCGAGGATCAAATGGCATTTTTCGGGAGAGAGAGGGCATGGTGTTGGCATTTGTGGTCAGGTGCCTAAAGAAGTTCAAGGAGCAGCCTTTCTAGCTATGCGTGGTGGCaacaaaagacataaaaacATAGCAGGTTCATGCAATGTTAATGATTATGCCATTTCCACCTGTCCACAAGAACAAGACAATGCAGTACTTGGTAATTTGGCAGGGGATGCTGGAAGGATGCAAGTGGGAGTTCAAGGCATGAAACAAGGTGTTGGGCATGAGAGAATTCATTCGCGTTTAGAAGCGGCAAATGGCATGGAATACACTGGTGAAGGATCTTTTCAGCATGTTGACAGAAGTGTCTCTCCTTGGAGACTCAGAGTTGATGCTCATGAGAATAGAGGAGAAGCAACACAGGGAACAGATTTAGTGGATCGATTTGCTGATGGTACTTGGGTTCAGATACACTCTGCCCTTTCAAAGGAGCAGAAGCTGAATGAAATCTCTACCTATTTAATGCAGGAAGATGAGGATGTGGAGCGTCTGCATGATGCATTTGAAACTATACCGAGAACAGAACAAGTGCAGCATCTGGAGAGAGGTATCTCTTGTGAGAGGCCATCAATGAATCAAGCTGATGAGCCTAGAGGAGATTCATCCCAATTTTGTCTTGACATTAGAAGATGTTATGATCAACCTTGTGCTCCATCAGTAAACAATGATGTAAATAGGCATGATGAGCAGGACATGGTTAGAGTGAGGACAGAACCAGTGGAGGAGGAGGACGTGGAGAACTGTGGAAGATCAGTAGTGCAGGGTGGCGCAGGAGCTAGATCTTCTGGAAGTCTGAAATACAACAAGACTAGAGGAGTTCCATTACCTACTAGCTCTAAAAAGCTAGTGGGTCGAGCATTTGAAGAGAATACGAAGGTGACATGGCCTTTGTTAATGGATGATGAAGTCTCAGTTATTGGCATTTACGGGATGAGGGGAGTTggtaaaacaacaataatactacataTCTATAATGAACTTCTACAAAGACCAGACATTTGTGATCATGTTTGGTGGGTGATTGTGTCTCAAGATTTCAGCATTAATAAATTGCAGAATCTTATTGGTAAACATCTTGATCTAGACCTTTCAAGTGAAGATGATGATCGACACAGAGCTGCCAAATTATCAGAAGAActaatgaagaaacaaaaatga
- the LOC133668843 gene encoding probable carboxylesterase 18 produces the protein MAETPRTLRLSLKTRLLLAAHSFGIRAASRSDHTVNRSVLNIFDPKAAASAKPVNGVSSFDNTIDPTRNLWFRLYAPTSTATTDALPVIIFFHGGGFAFMAANSKSFDVLCRRLAREINAVVISVNYRLAPEYKYPCQYEDGFDALKYIDGMTFENFPANLDLGRCFIAGDSAGGNLAHHVVLKACEHTFSNIKIKGLIAMQPFFGGEERTESEIKLVGVPLISVERTDWMWKAFLPEGSDRNHSVVNVFGPNAVDISGVKFPATLLFVGGFDPLQDWQKRYHEGLKKSGKEVHLVEYPNVFHGFYCLPESPEFSLLIGEVKSFVQKQSSLT, from the coding sequence ATGGCAGAAACACCAAGAACTCTTCGCCTCTCATTAAAGACCAGGCTCCTCCTCGCCGCCCACTCCTTTGGGATTCGCGCCGCCAGCCGTTCCGACCACACCGTAAACCGCAGCGTATTGAACATCTTCGACCCCAAGGCCGCTGCTTCCGCCAAACCAGTCAATGGGGTCTCCTCTTTCGACAACACTATTGACCCTACCCGCAACCTGTGGTTCCGCCTCTACGCCCCCACATCCACCGCTACTACCGATGCTCTGCCTGTGATCATATTCTTTCATGGTGGGGGCTTCGCATTCATGGCGGCTAACTCAAAATCTTTTGACGTCCTCTGCCGGCGACTTGCACGTGAAATTAATGCAGTTGTTATCTCTGTAAACTATCGGCTTGCTCCTGAGTACAAGTACCCATGCCAGTACGAAGATGGCTTTGATGCATTGAAATACATCGATGGCATGACCTTTGAGAATTTCCCAGCAAATTTGGATCTTGGAAGGTGTTTTATAGCAGGTGATAGTGCAGGGGGTAACTTGGCTCATCACGTCGTGCTCAAAGCTTGTGAACACACATTTTCTAACATAAAGATCAAGGGACTCATAGCAATGCAGCCATTTTTCGGAGGGGAAGAAAGGACAGAATCAGAAATCAAGCTTGTTGGGGTTCCTTTAATATCAGTGGAACGTACAGACTGGATGTGGAAGGCGTTTCTGCCTGAGGGATCGGACCGAAACCACTCGGTTGTTAATGTTTTCGGACCAAATGCGGTGGATATTTCAGGCGTGAAGTTCCCTGCGACGTTACTCTTTGTCGGAGGGTTCGATCCCTTGCAAGATTGGCAGAAGAGGTACCATGAGGGGCTGAAGAAATCTGGGAAAGAAGTGCATTTGGTAGAGTATCCAAATGTTTTTCATGGGTTTTATTGCCTACCTGAATCGcctgaattttctttgttgatcGGTGAGGTGAAGAGTTTTGTGCAAAAGCAGTCATCTCTTACATAG